Within Plasmodium cynomolgi strain B DNA, scaffold: 0083, whole genome shotgun sequence, the genomic segment ATCAATTTATTTCTgtcgttgataaggtttcccatagaaaaaatatttagtgcaccctaaacctgtattcaacttttcttccactttggagtttGTTCATTCCCACAAATagttaacaaattttttttttgaataaatgTGAGAGACCGactatttcttctttccttccaTATACTTTGTTAAATAAGGTGGTGCATTCGCATTTACCTACGCATCTCGCGTTTTTacttgatatattttttttttttttgggtgcCTCTACGCCTCACAGGCTTCTACATATATTACCGTgacgtatttttataccaaggtCGCTTTTCCTTACTTTCTCTTGATTTTCTTTGAAAAACacatagcattttttcttataataattttgtaatcccacccatttgcgtttcattttatattgaaactttaacttcttagCTGAATGCGTGATGCATATCGGCAAAATGGAagctagtttttttttgcattgctACTGCACGCAGCTTTTCCAACGGAACATCCTGTTGGCGAGGATTTTAGCAAACAAATGcgccgttccaagtaggccgctttcgaaggaaggagattaagggggtttattatatatataagcgcTTGTCGGCAGAAGAAAGGCCAACCCaagcagtgcactatttatttatctgcgcacggattgtttttttcttattttgcgGAGGTACATTACTAAACCTTCTTTGTATGTCATAATCGTGCACgatattttttgtccttgACATAGGCTCTCTCCGCTGCGCGCAACTGCTAACGAGAGGAGAATAACACTATCAGAAAAGCgtgccatcgtgaagaaaaaaaaaagtggcttCCATAGtgaatacatattattacatatgcacataataCCAGATTGGGGGTGATGCTTATTTGCTCGCTGCCACAAGTTCACAACACCCTCCCCTCTAGTGAAACGAGAAATCAACGCGCCAGTAATATGTTAGCAATGATGGTGAAAAAGGACAGAAGTATCTTATACGTAACCAATCACATTCCTGCAAAcataatcatatatataatatattactgCGCGATGGGCGCTCTCACTACTAATACGAAAACTaagttgaaaaaaggaaaacctacactttttatttttttacaaacacatacaaatatttattacgtTCCTACAAATACAGAATTTTcaattcattaaaaaataaataattgatTCTTCATTCAtctaaaaatacataaaaaaatacatttaccGCATTTTGAAATATCTTCCTGacagtcatttttttcagcctgacatgttataaaaatatataacgcTAACTGCTACTACAAATACGTAAAATCAATAACGATAAAACAAACATAACccttgaaaaataaacataagaCTGAAAAACCAAAACATATATCctaaatacaaaaacataaactctgaaccctaaaacctGAAACCTAACATTGAaccttaaaattaaaatctaACATTGaagcataaaattaaaacctaaaccctaaacccagAAGCCTAAACCCGAAATCCTGAACACctaaaacctgaaccctgaaccctgaaccctaaacctttATAATGTATAATGTTGAATTATTGcacatgtttttatttgagTGTAGGATAAATACAATGTCACACATTGTTGGTAATGATTACGTAAGGGAAAAGTTcgttacaaaatatttaaaggGAGGGAATGTGGTAAGTGTAGTAGTCTTATTTCAGTAGTTAGGAGTAAATCCCTTATGTTTGCTACTCAATTCTATATATACAGCACTACTCTTTTGTTACATTTCTCTCTATATATTTTgcgtgaatattttttccctatccTTTAGAGATATATATGGAtgtttaatttatcattttatggCACCATAGCTGCTGGAATTATAGCATTCACAGCAattgtacatacataatcGTGGTATTCCTCTATATACTATGAACATTGTGAACCATTTGAATTCATAAACATTGAACAGAATAATATGGTACAAATAATAATGTTCCAACAACCTTTgagtataaattaaaatattgttcaGTGTGTACTGTCTAATAGTATAATGTCGCTCTTATTTGGAGTATGTACCGTATTTCCTGCTACATTCCAATgtattatgtaaaatattccGTAAGAAGTGTACGCTCATACATATGAACAACAATATAGAAGAATTATGTAGCATACACGTACTTACCGTTTAGGAGCATATCATGTTAGTACTGCACCCATGAATTTGTGCACAACTTGTGCGCAATGGTAATAGTTGTtcctttatattaattaatgttagttattatattttaaggTGACATtgtatgttatatataattttgagGAAGACAttgcatattatatataattaatggAAAGGTAGGACATTAAATATTGTTCATAAATttgcagggggggaagggggaacATTACATTGCATGATAACTTATATTCTTCGTTTGTTGatttttacgattttttcccttaGACTGCGTAGTGTTTGGGGATGAACATATTGTAGAATTTTCCGTTGTAAACTCTTCCATTGAAACAAGTGTGGAACTTTCAGTGGAATATTGTGTTGTGTCGTCACTTTCtatatacaaattatgcTCAACTGACCTTCTTCTTTTACTCTTGCTGTTGTTACTCCTTCCGAGGAAGGTATTTATCCTGGAATATAGGGGAGTAAActaaaagaaaaggaaaggtaggaaagaaaggaaggggggaagaggaagagagTAGGAGGGTGTGAACATATACGCCACTTATATATGATATAGCTTATATTACATTGTTCTCTAATGGGAAAACAATACTGACAGATGCTACTATTCATATTTCAAGTGTACTGTCGTAATTACTTTGTATAGGAGGAAAATAATGGATGTCATTCCCAACGTGGCAGCAGCAAAAGACCCGACAGAGTTTTTCTTAGATGGGGAGGTGGTGTTGGTTTCAGGGGAGATTACTTCAGATGCTAATGGCTCTACTGACTCACGCCTGGTCCCTGCTGTTAGTCCCTCCTTCGAATGGAAACCTATCAGAAGTCCATCCCTCATAGTTTGCGTAacaacttcttcttcctcgtcaTCCTTATCATGTTCTTCGTCTTCAAGTTCTTCCTCCATAACTAATGCATGTTTATACGTATTTGCGTCTTGGTACTCCAAATTTAAATCCCCCTGCTGATCAAAATATTTCCCATATTCCTCTATAAGATGGGTACAATACTCATCCCTGCTACTATTGTTAATACGCTTTATTGTTTTGAAAGCCTCCTCAACTTCC encodes:
- a CDS encoding hypothetical protein (putative), translating into MFEDNVHSADCTPKRSLESILWKHPFFGKHKNKIVKNWCRALTMKEDSTLYNERCAFLYYWIGSKVKGAFDSFLFPTMTKVLYDYLKQYGFSGGKIIYDYSHNHKTIEEQLEKSGKFCRNKYCDYLREVEEAFKTIKRINNSSRDEYCTHLIEEYGKYFDQQGDLNLEYQDANTYKHALVMEEELEDEEHDKDDEEEEVVTQTMRDGLLIGFHSKEGLTAGTRRESVEPLASEVISPETNTTSPSKKNSVGSFAAATLGMTSIIFLLYKFTPLYSRINTFLGRSNNSKSKRRRSVEHNLYIESDDTTQYSTESSTLVSMEEFTTENSTICSSPNTTQSKGKNRKNQQTKNISYHAM